A genomic region of Apteryx mantelli isolate bAptMan1 chromosome 12, bAptMan1.hap1, whole genome shotgun sequence contains the following coding sequences:
- the SHQ1 gene encoding protein SHQ1 homolog isoform X4: MITPAFELSQDPDFLTIIIKIPYARASEFDVYFEGEDFKFYAKPYFLRLTLPGRIVEDGREKASYNTDKGTFTIQLPKEIPGQYFEGLDMLTSLLAPKKLRAAKPLVEEIAASAQLSEEEEEEFDWEIEQTPYKETAESTLQQQYCYGFGNLRSAVFQRLQDELSDVIDIKDPDRVPVDERRRKRLAAEAAKFDPDHYLADFFEDEAIQHVLKYKPWWVDAHKKKMALQEESHQEHDRQTFVVFSEEEREQLRKFKNKSHLLDKRARHHVYLSLIDILLAYCYEICVNEGDKNVESSWNVRKLSATLCWLESFTSIHDVLVSFGRRVLCYPLHRHFRLVTRAIDDAVMILQLGKGAVLKCLLDIHKIFRENDPSYILNDLFITDYCVWIQKTKASSVD; this comes from the exons ATGATAACTCCAGCTTTTGAGCTGAGCCAGGATCCGGATTTTCTTACAATAATAATCAAAATACCTTATGCCAGAGCTTCAGAGTTTGATGTATATTTTGAAGGGGAAGATTTTAAATTTTATGCTAAACCTTACTTTCTCAG ATTGACTCTTCCTGGAAGGATTGTGGAAGATGGTAGAGAAAAAGCATCTTATAATACAGACAAAG GAACTTTTACAATTCAGTTACCCAAGGAGATTCCTGGCCAGTATTTTGAGGGACTGGATATGCTGACATCTCTTTTGGCACCAAAGAAGTTAAGAGCAGCAAAACCTTTAGTGGAAGAGATAG CTGCCTCTGCTCAGTtgtctgaggaggaggaagaagaatttGACTGGGAAATTGAGCAGACCCCTTACAAAGAAACTGCAGAAAGCACTCTACAACAACAGTACTGCTATGGATTTGGGAATTTGCGCTCAGCGGTGTTCCAGCGACTGCAG GATGAACTCAGTGATGTTATTGACATTAAGGATCCAGACCGAGTGCCTGTAGATGAACGTAGGAGGAAACGCCTGGCAGCTGAGGCTGCCAAGTTTGATCCTGATCATTACCT GGCtgatttttttgaagatgaagCTATTCAGCATGTTTTGAAGTACAAACCGTGGTGGGTTGATGCCCATAAAAAAAAGATGGCCTTGCAGGAAGAAAGCCATCAGGAACATGACAGGCAAACTTTTG TTGTCTTctctgaagaagagagagagcagctgagaaaattcaaaaataaatctCATCTTCTGGATAAAAGAGCCCGTCATCATGTATATCTCAGTTTAATTGATATCCTTCTGGCATATTGCTATGAAATCTGTGTCAATGAAGGAGACAAGAAT GTCGAATCATCTTGGAACGTCAGGAAACTGAGTGCAACGCTGTGCTGGCTGGAA AGTTTCACTAGTATTCATGATGTCCTGGTATCTTTTGGAAGAAGAGTTCTATGCTATCCCCTGCACAGACATTTCAGATTAGTGACACGTGCCATCGATGATGCAGTCATGATACTGCAACTAG GAAAAGGTGCAGTTTTGAAGTGTCTGCTGGACATTCACAAGATTTTTAGGGAGAATGACCCTTCCTACATCCTTAATGATCTCTTCATTACAGACTATTGCGTCTGGATTCAAAAAACCAA